One stretch of Harmonia axyridis chromosome 1, icHarAxyr1.1, whole genome shotgun sequence DNA includes these proteins:
- the LOC123670704 gene encoding uncharacterized protein LOC123670704 — translation MADKPLGRPMKFPYTTAAQIAQFPFKFHFQNQAYWKFYVISLVVCLPVFYKLKKLTNSPGNVAKWEEARKKEAAEHH, via the exons ATGGCTGACAAACCTCtgggtagaccaatgaaattccCTTATACAACAGCCGCACAGATTGCCCAATTTCCATTCAAATTCCATTTCCAAAATCAAGCGTACTGGAAGTTCTACGTTATTTCACTTGTTGTCTGTTTACCAGTATTTTACAAACTTAAGAAACTAA CAAACTCTCCTGGAAATGTAGCTAAATGGGAAGAAGCAAGGAAGAAGGAAGCAGCTGAACATCACTAG